GGTCACACCGATACGGCCCGTGGAGCCGACCAAAACATGTTCTTCCGGCAAGTGAAGCTGGCCCGCGACGAGTTTCGTCATATCCAGCGCGTCCTTCATGCCCTGGCGACCCGTGCAAGCGTTCGCATTGCCGGAGTTCACCACCACGGCTTGAGCGACGCCCTTCTTCACGCGCGGCACGCAGACCTTCACCGGCGCGGCGCAGATCTGGTTCGTCGTGAACATGCCCGCCACTGTGCAAGGCACTTCGGAGACTATGACCGTGAGGTCACGCTTCTGCCCCTTGTTCGAACCCTTGCCAGTGCCGAGACGCTTGATGTCGCAGAACACGCCGGAGGTGAGAAAGCCTTGCGGCGCGACGATAGCGCCTTCCACTTGCTTGAACGATTTCTTCATTAACTTTTTCTGCCGGTCGAAACCAGCGGGCGCAACGGAATCATGCCGGGGCGCGGGTGTCAATGGGTGTGCAGACGGTTTAACCACAGATTCACATAGATGGACATAGATAAGACCAGGCAGACTCGACAGCACCTACTGAACTTGTAGCCTGAACGAAAGGGTATGCGTTCAGTCGTCATCTATCTGAAGGATGCGGAGAAAACAGCCGTCACCGAGGTGCTATCCACCTTCGCCAAATCTTTTCCCGGCCCAGAGTGGATATCCCCGCTCACTGGCGATCCCACCATCTGGATCCGATACTATGATGAATACCTAAGCGAACTGGAATTGGAAGACTTGGTGGACTTGGTAAAAGCCCTCGGACAAATGCCGAGCATTGCTTTGATCGCCGACATATCCGGCCGTATCAACGGCGAGAAAGAGGCGAAGTTCATCACTGATAAGCTTCTAAGCGTGTTCTCTGGTGTAGCCAACAATGGCTACAGCGAACACTATTGGTCACTCACTGAAATCAATTCCGACGCCACTCGAGAAGTCCTCCGCTTCTTCGACTCCCAAGGGTGGTATGACAAACTCACCCATCAGAAAGAGTAAGCTCACCTGATTGGAGCGCCGATCTCTGAATCGGCGAGAGCTGCTTTAGCGGAGCGCGACTCTCCGAGTCGCAGCAACGTACTCAAGCACGATGGCATCAGGAATTTCAACGCCACCGGACATTCGAACATTGCTGCGGGTCGGAGACCCGCGCTCCTAAAATGTTGCAAACAGTCAAATCACCTCTGGTTTGGATAAAGACAAATCCCGCCATCTCTGCCACGCTTTCCCCATGAGCCAATATGAGTCGTATAAAAATCTCCCAGCGCTGGCGGGTATCTGCACGATGGCCGAAGCGCAACGGACTGGCCTCTCTGTGGAGGATTGCGTCCACCGGCTCAAACGTTTTCATTACGCCTTCAAGCGCCTGCACCACATCTTCACCGCACGACTGACCGCCGAGCCGATTTACGAGCTGAAGATGGCGTTCAGCTATCACTCACACATCTGCGCCGAGCATGTCAGCATGCTGCGCAAGCGTGTCGGTGAGATGCGCGAGCCACCCCTTGGTCTGGATGTCGTTCCAGATAAAAGCCTCGAACTGTTCTTCAATGAAATCCTTAGTGCCCCGACTACGGAAGAGCTGTTGCTCGGGGTATATGAGAAAGCCGTGCCTGCGCTGAAAGCCGGATTGGAACGACATCTCGCGAATACGAATCCACTGGTGGATCACCCTTCCGTGCGCGTTGTTCGCCATGCCTTGCTGGAGCTGAATGATATTTTCGATTACGGCACGAAGGCGATCGCCTGCATTGTTTCCAGTCAAGCGCGGGAGGCGGCTAAACCTTGGCTCGCATTGCTGGATGATTGCCTCGCCACCGTCGGCTCACTCGATGGAGCAAACGAACCCGTGCAGAAGAATCTCCCGCTACATTACTCCGCCAAGCCTTACCAATACGATGGCTTTCCGCAGCGTGATGAACGGTTCCCAGATCCTTACAACATGGGCGTGAATGCCGAGGTGTTCCTCTACGATGAACAATTTACGCCTGATCCCAAGACGTTGATGATGTTCTACAAGCGCCTGCGCGAGATCGATGTGCCGGAGATGATGGCGAGCATCATCACGGAGACGCCGGACAAACCGTGGGGTTACTATCAGGACATGACACGCCAGCTTTGGGACGAGGCGCGCCACGCCATGATGGGCGAGGTCGGCTTTGCGAATCTCAATATCAACTGGCCGGAGAAGGTGATGGTGAATTTCACATGGTCCATGGCGCTGAACACGCAGTTGAAACCCATTGAGCGCCATGCCGTGTTGTATTTCATCGAGCAAGGGCTGATGCCCAAGACAGGCAAGCGTTTCGAATGGGAAGTGGGGCTGGCCTCGCACAATCCTCTCGCGGGTCTGTTCCAAGATTACGATTGGGCGGATGAAGTGCTCCACGCCCGCGTGGGTCGCGATTGGTATGTGAGCCAGATCGGCGAAGCCAAACAGGCCATCCAATACGGCGACGAATGCTGGTCCAAAGTCCTCATGGGCTGGACCACCTGGCGCGATGAAGGCCACACCCAACACCGCAACTGGTGGCCCGATGTCTATACCGCCGCCTGCCAAACCTGGGGCATTCAACCTGACCCTAAAGTGCTCGCCTACAATACGAGCTACGAGAGCGTTCGAGCGGATCTGAAGGATTTGAGCGCATCCGCGTAAGAGCAGCCGCCTCGCATACGGGCTAACGAAACGAAACTTGCTACGGAATCGGATTGAGATTCTTTATCCAGTGCGTGTTGATGCCCCGGTTATATTGATCCCAGCCTTTTTCACCCAAGATGCCTTTCACTGAGGCTTCGGTCTGTTGCTGTAATTGTTGCAGCATCTGGACTCGTTGCTCCTGTGTCAGGTCTTGGTTTTTCAACACATTCATCGTCCCCTGTTCAGCGTAATTTTTTAGGTCGTACACTTTGACTGCTTCCGCAGCACTCAGCTCGCCCTTCACCGCCGCCTGATAGATCTGCTGGAAGTTCCAATCCTGCGCACGCTCATAGGCGATATACCGTTCCTCTCCAATCGCGTTCTTGATACCTTCCTTAAGCTTGCCTTCGGCATCCTCCCGGATCTTGCGTTGCTCCTCATTTTCATTCCCGCGCGTCAAGGGTGAGAATTCGTTATCAAACGGCTCCCGCAGTTTGAAGACCGCCATGAACTCAGCTTCGTTCGGATCGAACCCCGCAGTCTGGCTGCGCATCAGGTTCGCCGTCAGCGAAAAACGCAGTTGATAATCCTCAAATTCCTCAGGCGTCATGGATGCCTTGAGCGCCGCCTCCGTTTCTTTGATCGCCGAGGCCATCGCCTCCTGATCGCTTCCGTTCTTGCTGGCTTCCATCATTCTGGACTGCTTGTCCGTGAGGATCTTGATCACACGGGTCTTTTTCTCCTCTGGCAGGAAATCCATCATCGCATCGAAAGGTGTCACCACTCGCGCTAGCTCGGCCTTGCCATCGGGAGTGATGCCCAGGGCGCGCAGCACGGCGAGCTTTTCCTCCTCCAGCGCCTTCAGCTTCTGCATAAGCCCGGAATCCATCGCCCCTAAAAGCGGGTTGCCACCCTTCCAATACTCGAACTTCCCGCCTCCACCCCTAAGTGTCTGCTTCTTCTGTTCGTAGAGTTTGTTCACATCCGCGAGGATGATGTCGCGAATCGTTTCCTCCGGGCAGCCGATGGCCCGCAGGTTGTCGATGTATTCCTTATAGTCGCCAGATTCCACCATCTCCCAAGTAATCCGCTTGGTCACTGTATTGGTAACCACTTGTTTATCTATTCTCGGAGCGGTTGCCGATGCATTCACCGCAGTTTTGCTCACCTGCCCTTCTGCAAGCGGTTGAGACGATGGCTGGGGTCGCAACGCATAACCCGCTTGCAACACGTTTGAGATCACGGAAATCGCCAGAATGACTTTGATATTATTGTTCATAACTCGTTACCAAAGTGATTAAGCAGGCCGGTCTAATTGTTACGGAGAAAAGTTCGCAGCCATCCAAAGCTCCTTTCTACCAAGGATTACGGAGCATTTTCGTGCTGGATTAGTTGCCTCGGGTTTTCAATCCTAGGCTCAAATGAAAGGCATCATTCTCGCCGGTGGCGCAGGGTCGCGGCTTTATCCGCTGACGCTGGTGGCAAGCAAGCAGTTGCAGCCCGTTTACGACAAGCCGATGGTCTATTATCCGCTGACCACGCTCGTCGAGAACGGCATCCGTGAGATCTGCCTCATCTCCACGCCGCACGACCTGCCCCGCTTCAAACAATTGCTAGGCGATGGCAGCCAGTGGGGCATCACACTGGAATATCGCGAACAGGCCAAGCCCGAGGGCATCGCGCAAGCCTTCCTCATCGCCGAATCGTTCATCGGTAATGACAGCGTGACGCTCATCCTCGGTGACAACATTTTCTATGGTGGCGATGTCTTCTCCAAGGCGTTCAGTGAATTCAAAAGCGGTGCCGTCATCTTCGGTTATCACGTGAATGATCCGCGCCGCTATGGCGTGGTGGAATTTGACGAAACCGGCAAAGCCATCTCCATTGAAGAGAAGCCGAAGGTGCCGAAGAGCAGCTACGCGGTGCCTGGCCTCTATATTTACGACAACCAGGTGGTTCCCCTGGTGAAAGCGCAAAAGCCTTCCGCCCGTGGCGAACTGGAAATCACCGATTTGAACGTGGCCTATCTGAATCGCGGGATTATGAAGGTCTATGGCCTCGCACGCGGCTTTGCCTGGCTGGATGCGGGCACGAGCAGCAGCTTGCATGAAGCCTCCTCGTACGTGCTGACCATCGAGCGCCGCCAAGGTGTGAAAATCGGCTGCCCGGAGGAAGCGGCGTTCCGTCGCGGCTTCATCTCGCTCGATCAACTGGCGGAACTCTGCACGCGCATCCCGCAGTGCGAGTATCGCGAGTATCTGGAAAGCGTCGTGGCGGAAGCGAAACGTTTGAAATCGGGAGGTGTGTTGTGATCGTCGTATTGGGAGCGAGTGGTTATTTCGGTGAGGCGTTCGTCCGCCAACTGGCATCCAGCGGCAAGCCTTACAAGACGTTGTCCCGTCGCGAACTGGATTACTCGAAGTTTGCGCTGTTGCTGAATTTCCTCAAAGAGACGAAGCCTGACCTCGTGGTCAACGCTGGTGGCTTTACCGGTCGCCCGAACGTCGATGCCTGCGAGACGCAACGTGCGGAAACATTGCTCGGCTCCGTCGTCTTAGGCCAAACCGTTGTCTCCGCTTGTGAGATGACTGGCATCACTTGGATGCAGCTTTCCTCTGGCTGCATCTACAATGGTGCGTTCGTGAAAGAAGGCTCGCAATGGCGCTTGGAAACCGACCTGACCAAACCCGAGATCCGCCATCTCGTGGAGACGAAGCCGGAAATGGTCGCGGGCTTTAAGGAAACGGATGATCCGAACTTCTCCTTCCGCCGCCCGCCCTGCAGTTTCTACAGCGGCAGCAAGGCGCTCGCGGAAGAAGTGCTCTCGCAATTCGGCAACGGCTACATCGTGCGTCCGCGCATCCCGTTCGATGAGTTCGACAACGCGCGGAATTACCTCAGCAAAATCCAGCGTTACGCGAAGGTGTATGACAATGTGAACGCGATCTCGCATCGCGGCG
This genomic window from Verrucomicrobiia bacterium contains:
- the rfbA gene encoding glucose-1-phosphate thymidylyltransferase RfbA encodes the protein MKGIILAGGAGSRLYPLTLVASKQLQPVYDKPMVYYPLTTLVENGIREICLISTPHDLPRFKQLLGDGSQWGITLEYREQAKPEGIAQAFLIAESFIGNDSVTLILGDNIFYGGDVFSKAFSEFKSGAVIFGYHVNDPRRYGVVEFDETGKAISIEEKPKVPKSSYAVPGLYIYDNQVVPLVKAQKPSARGELEITDLNVAYLNRGIMKVYGLARGFAWLDAGTSSSLHEASSYVLTIERRQGVKIGCPEEAAFRRGFISLDQLAELCTRIPQCEYREYLESVVAEAKRLKSGGVL
- a CDS encoding sugar nucleotide-binding protein — protein: MIVVLGASGYFGEAFVRQLASSGKPYKTLSRRELDYSKFALLLNFLKETKPDLVVNAGGFTGRPNVDACETQRAETLLGSVVLGQTVVSACEMTGITWMQLSSGCIYNGAFVKEGSQWRLETDLTKPEIRHLVETKPEMVAGFKETDDPNFSFRRPPCSFYSGSKALAEEVLSQFGNGYIVRPRIPFDEFDNARNYLSKIQRYAKVYDNVNAISHRGDFAWACLELWNRRAPFGTYNVTNPGFVTTRQVVAKMKPALKLEREFEFFSGDSDFYKVAKAPRSNCLMDVSKLLSTGIKMRSVEEALEDAFANWKPEKS